One Malus sylvestris chromosome 14, drMalSylv7.2, whole genome shotgun sequence DNA segment encodes these proteins:
- the LOC126598527 gene encoding purple acid phosphatase 17-like has translation MAIPFKNFRTSIFFLILSFALCLVITSAELQRFDHPTKQDGSLSFLVIGDWGRRGDFNQSQVAFQMGKIGDKLNIDFVVSTGDNFYDNGLISEHDTAFEESFTKIYTEESLQKQWYSVLGNHDYRGDAEVQLSPLLRKIDSRWLCLRSFIVNTELAEIFFVDTTPLVDMYFTNADEHTYDWRGIVPRKAYIANLLKDVEFALKTSPAKWKIVVGHHAIRSVGHHGDTQELINQLLPILRANDVDFYMNGHDHCLEHVSDLESPIQFLTSGAGSKAWRGDVKGLSKEGLNFFYDGQGFMSVKLNPTDAEIAFYDVFGKVLHRLNASKQLHPSI, from the exons ATGGCTATTCCTTTTAAAAACTTTAGAACCTCTATTTTTTTCTTGATCCTCAGTTTTGCCCTATGTCTGGTAATTACATCCGCAGAACTGCAGAGATTCGACCACCCCACCAAACAAGATGGATCACTCAGCTTCTTGGTGATTGGGGACTGGGGAAGAAGAGGAGATTTCAACCAGTCTCAAGTTGCCTTTCAG ATGGGAAAGATTGGAGATAAACTTAACATAGATTTCGTGGTGTCGACGGGAGATAACTTTTACGACAATGGGCTCATCAGCGAGCATGACACAGCATTTGAAGAGTCATTTACCAAAATCTATACAGAAGAGAGCCTGCAAAAGCAGTGGTATAGCG TGTTGGGGAACCATGATTACAGGGGAGATGCAGAGGTTCAACTGAGCCCCCTCCTCCGGAAAATCGATAGCAGATGGCTTTGCTTGAGGTCTTTCATTGTGAATACAG AACTAGCGGAGATTTTCTTCGTGGACACCACGCCTTTGGTGGATATGTACTTCACAAACGCAGACGAACATACTTACGATTGGCGTGGCATTGTCCCTCGAAAGGCTTATATTGCAAACTTGTTGAAG GATGTGGAGTTTGCATTGAAGACATCCCCTGCAAAGTGGAAGATTGTTGTTGGACACCATGCAATTCGAAGTGTAGGGCATCATGGTGACACACAGGAGCTTATAAACCAGCTTCTCCCAATCCTTCGG GCCAATGACGTTGATTTTTACATGAACGGGCACGATCATTGCCTAGAACATGTTAGCGACTTAGAGAG CCCGATACAGTTTCTAACAAGCGGAGCAGGGTCTAAAGCATGGAGGGGAGATGTTAAGGGGCTGAGCAAAGAAGGGCTCAACTTCTTTTATGATGGTCAAGGCTTTATGTCTGTGAAGTTGAATCCCACAGATGCAGAGATTGCATTTTATGATGTTTTTGGCAAGGTTTTACATAGACTGAATGCTTCCAAGCAGCTTCACCCCTCGAtataa
- the LOC126600324 gene encoding DNA-directed RNA polymerase II subunit 4-like, with amino-acid sequence MLRAEDEDASELKLGDDFLKAKCLMNSEVAILLEHRCDQMKHMSGESMHQLPQVLEKSLQYVKRFSRFTNQGSVKQVREVLSRYQLAEFELAVIGNLCPETVEEAKAVVPSLKTKGRGHDDEAIERLLNDLMMIKKFE; translated from the exons ATGCTAAGAGCAGAAGATGAGGACGCTTCAGAACTCAAACTTGGAGACG ATTTTTTGAAGGCGAAGTGTCTGATGAATAGTGAGGTTGCCATTCTTCTTGAGCACAGATGTGATCAGATGAAGCATATGTCCGGCGAATCAATGCACCAACTTCCCCA AGTGCTGGAGAAATCACTGCAGTATGTTAAGCGCTTCAGTCGCTTCACGAATCAGGGCTCTGTGAAGCAAGTTCGAGA AGTTCTCAGTAGATACCAGTTGGCTGAATTTGAG CTTGCTGTGATTGGAAATCTTTGTCCTGAAACTGTGGAGGAAGCCAAGGCAGTTGTGCCTTCCCTCAAG ACGAAAGGACGTGGGCACGATGATGAAGCCATTGAGAGACTGTTGAATGACCTAATGATGATTAAAAAGTTTGAGTGA